The Chelonoidis abingdonii isolate Lonesome George chromosome 12, CheloAbing_2.0, whole genome shotgun sequence DNA segment GGAAAGGGTTAGAGGatggggggcacagggagagggCAGCGCAGCGGGATGAGGCTGGCCTGGGGGAGCGGGGAAGCGGGGAGGCGGGGGGTAGAAGGGGCAAATTGGGGGGATTAAGGGGACTGCAGTGAGGGCCGTGGGGGGTCAGAGGGGATACAGTCTGgaaggggcagcagtggggggggtgccatgggagggggaaagagtctAGGGGGTTTAGAGGGGTTAGTGATGGGAGATGGGTTGGAGTGAGGTTAAAAAGGggaactggccctttaagagcTCCAGCCGGCCATTCCCAGGGACGGCCACCAGGGGGCAGAACGTCACCATCAAtacagccccagggcagggactggctggctctagggggcggggaatggggcaggggtctgtcccctctagggggcgctggttcccacccagccccagggcagggactggctggctcaggggggcggggactggggcaggggtctgtcccctctagggggcgctggctccccccagccccagggcagggactggctggcccaggggggcggggaatggggcaggggcctgtcccctctagggggcgctggttcccacccagccccagggcagggactggctggctctggggggcggggaatggggcaggggcctgtcccctctagggggcgccggcccTGATTTGGGTCCAGGGAGTGTCTGTGTCCCGGGTTCTCACCAGGTAGGACGCCAGGGTCCCCGTCcagctgcagctggctctggggcaggTCACGGCCGTGCTGAGAGCGTCTCTCTCGGCTGCTCGGTCCTTGTAAATCTGAGGATGGAGAGAAATAAATGAGTGAATCCacggctctgctggtgcccctcactcccgacccgcagcccctgccagcccagccctgccggtgcccctcactcccgacccacagcccctgccagcccagccctgccccctcccaccccagctctgccagtgcccctcactcctgacccgcagcccctgccagcccagccctgccggtgcccctcactcccgacccgcagcccctgccagcccagctttgcccccccagctctgccagtgcccctcactcccgacccgcagccccctgccagcccagccctgccggtgcccctcactcccgacctacagcccctgccaacccagccctgcccccgccccccagctctactggtgcccctcattcccgatccgcagcccctgccagcccagccctgaccccccgcagctctgccggtgcccctcactcccgacccgcagcctctgccagcccagccctgccccccacagccctgccggtgcccctcactcccgacccgcagcccccagcgTTTTCTGGCTGACACTCACCTGGCTGGGGCTCAGTCTCTTGCTACAAACGTAGCAGGTCAccttgtctgtgtccctgtgAAAAGACAAATCCTGTTATCACCGCAGCCTCGCCCCACACGGCTGGAACATGGGTTACATGGGGCACGTCTGCTTACACACATCAGAGACTGACCCTCTCctggtgccctcactcccgacccgcagccccagctagcccagccctgactcccattgctctgccggtgcccctcactcccgacccgcagcccctgccagcccagcgcccctcactcccgacccgcagccccagctagcccagccctgactcccattgctctgccggtgcccctcactcccgacccgcagccccagctagcccagccctgactcccattgctctgccggtgcccctcactcccgacccgcagccccagctagcccagccctgactcccattgctctgccggtgcccctcactcccgacccgcagccccagctagcccagccctgactcccattgctctgccggtgcccctcactcccgacccgcagccccagctagcccagccctgactcccattgctctgccggtgcccctcactcccgacccgcagccccagctagcccagccctgactcccattgctctgccggtgcccctcactcccgacccgcagccccagctagcccagccctgactcccattgctctgccggtgcccctcactcccgacccgcagccccagctagcccagccctgactcccattgctctgccggtgcccctcactcccgacccgcagccccagctagcccagccctgactcccattgctctgccggtgcccctcactcccgacccgcagccccagctagcccagccctgactcccattgctctgccggtgcccctcactcccgacccgcagccccagctagcccagccctgactcccattgctctgccggtgcccctcactcccgacccgcagccccagctagcccagccctgactcccattgctctgccggtgcccctcactcccgacccgcagccccagctagcccagccctgactcccattgctctgccggtgcccctcactcccgacccgcagccccagctagcccagccctgactcccattgctctgccggtgcccctcactcccgacccgcagccccagctagcccagccctgactcccattgctctgccggtgcccctcactcccgacccgcagccccagctagcccagccctgactcccattgctctgccggtgcccctcactcccgacccgcagccccagctagcccagccctgactcccattgctctgccggtgcccctcactcccgacccgcagccccagctagcccagccctgactcccattgctctgccggtgcccctcactcccgacccgcagccccagctagcccagccctgactcccattgctctgccggtgcccctcactcccgacccgcagccccagctagcccagccctgactcccattgctctgccggtgcccctcactcccgacccgcagccccagctagcccagccctgactcccattgctctgccggtgcccctcactcccgacccgcagccccagctagcccagccctgactcccattgctctgccggtgcccctcactcccgacccgcagccccagctagcccagccctgactcccattgctctgccggtgcccctcactcccgacccgcagccccagctagcccagccctgactcccattgctctgccggtgcccctcactcccgacccgcagccccagctagcccagccctgactcccattgctctgccggtgcccctcactcccgacccgcagcccctgcaagcccagccctgtcccccccaagccctgctggtgcccctcactcccgacccgcagccccagctagcccagccctgactcccattgctctgccggtgcccctcactcccgacccgcagcccctgcaagcccagccctgtcccccccaagccctgctggtgcccctcactcccgacccgcagccccagctagcccagccctgggccccccagttctgccagtgcccctcactcccgacccgcagcccctggcaCTCACCCCAGCAGTTGCTGGACGCAGGTGGCACAGTACCGATGGCCACACTCTGTCTGCTGGGGCCGGATGAGCAGAAAGCCACAAGCTGAGCAGAGCAAGCCGGAGCCACAGGCAGGATCCACAGGCCTGAGGCCTGCCCCAAACTTCACCATGGTGCCCCCTGGGACGTACGGCTGGGCGCTGGGGTTGGCAGACATCTGCTCAGGGCGGGACGGGTTCAGGGTTTATCTGGCACCGGCCTCAGGGCCGGGGCGGGAATTCCTGCATGAGTCACCCCGTCCCAACCCAGCTGTGATGTGAGCAGGACGCCAGAGCCTTCCTCCCAGGTCATCCTGACGGGGAGCCAGGGGTGTGACATGGGTGTGTGCTGAGACacggtggggcgggggagaggaggaaacagaCAAAGACACGAgaagaaagaatgaataaaagaaaagggaaaaggaaagaaaatggacagaagaaagaatataaaaggGAAATTCAAGGATAGAAAGAAAAACATGATAAaaatggaggaaagagaaaaaaagacaaatggatggagagaggatggaaaatggatagagagaaaaaagggatggaaagaaggaaagaaaatggataaaaatagaaataaaatgggtgcaaataaagaaggaaagaaaagaaggacAGAAAGAAAGATGCAAGTTAAGGAAGCGGGAGAAGAGAACAGACGCTGGGACGGGGGAATGAAAGGgtgagagaagaaaggaaagtgaCAGAGTGAATGAAGGAATAACCCGGCGAGCGGGGGCACCACTGAGGGGACGAAGGGCTGAAtgaaagagggagggaaaaggcGGGAAAGGCAGGAAGGAAGGAGTCAGGGAGAAGCGAAAAGGAGGTGCGGCTGTGGGAAGGAGAGCGAGCGGACGAAGAGAACTGGAGGGAGTGAGGGAAAAGCCGAGGAAGACGAGGGAAGGAGATGGAACGAGGCGATGGAGGAGAGACGACGGGACGGCAGGCGCCAGCGCACAGGGATGGGTGACCGAGGAAGGGTGGCGGGAAGAGAGAGCTGCAGAAAGGACATGGGCAAGGTCGTCCGGTGCCAgccgggcagggctgggagccggggTTGAGCCCGGGAACAACCTGCATGTCAGGCCGCTCCCCAGAGACACTCGCACAGGGACAGTGTCCGTGTGGGGTCCTGAGGGGATGGGGGGTCGGTGTCCCTCACTCCCgatctgcagcccctgccagcccagccctgccggtgcccctcactcccgacctgcagcccctgccagcccagccctgccggtgcccctcactcccgacccgcagaccctgccagccctgcgccccccagctctgccggtgcccctcactccagacctgcagcccctgccagcccagccctgccctgggctccccccagctcattGGGGGACATTCCCCAGAGAAGCTCATGGcctcgcctcccctccccctggtctCAGGACACTCTGCCCGTTCCTGGACGCAGGGAGCCTGCGTCAGTGCCCAGGCGCCTGCATCATCCCCGGCCGGGCGGCGATTCAGGGCCCTTACACAAGACACGGGACgttcacttcccctccccagctcccgaGGTCACACGAGAGAGGAGACCgcagggcccagcctgccccctccctgaggtctgctggtgcccctcactcccaccccacagccccccgatagcccagccctgcccccccagctctgccagtgcccctcgctcccaccccacagccccccaatagcccagccctgctccccccagctctgctggtgcccctcgctcccaccccacagcccctgccagccctgctctgccggtgccccctcccgacccgcagcccctgccagcccagccttgGGCTTCCCCAGCTCTGTGGGTTTGCTGAGGGCTGCTCCGTTCGTCACACGCCTGGGAACTGGAAGCCCGGCTCTGCCCGCAGGCCCCGCGCCAGCTCCTAGTTACCAAACACAGAGAACAACATattgagcaacagcagcagagagGCCACTTCCGGAGCAGATGGGGGGGAAGGTGGACGGTATGTTCTGTTCTTGGGGCAAGgaagtgcagctgggagccagggagagaacccaggagttctggctcccagcccccctgctctaacccaccagcctccactcctctcccagacccagggagagaaccaggagtcctggcttccagtcctCCCGCTCTAACCccccagccctcactcccctcccagagccggggagagaacccaggagtcctggctcccagccccctgctctaacgcaccagcccccactcccctcccagagccggggagagaacccaggagtcctggctcccagctcccctgctctaacccaccagcccccactcccctcccacacccagggagagaacccaggagtccgggctcagTACAATAACCGAAGCTTTACTGACACAGCTGCGTTGCGTTATTTGGCCGCCTCAGCCAGTCTGTTGAGTTCCTGGGACAGCGCCGTGAccgtggccaggacccggcaCCGATCCGGCTCTGCCAGTCGCCCCCCGCAGCGCTGGGCGAATTTATCCGGGTGCCACAGGGCCTGCTGGCGGCGGAGCTGGCGGCGGTAGGCGCCTGCGTCCGAGGGATCCGTGCCCAGCATGGCCGCAGCAGCCATCTCGGCCACGgtgcctgtggggctgggccaCGGGATGTCCCCGTAGCGCAGGGGGCGGGTGGCGTCGGGGGCGAAGACGCGGACGCAGCCCTCCTGGTAGCGCTGCCGCTTggcttcccgcagctcctcctTCTTGGTGCGGGCGCGTTCCCGGTACAGACGAGACTCTTCCTCCGGGGGGCGCTGAGAGGTGTGGCGAGGGGGCTGCGTGGCGCCGTGGGTGGGGACCTGAGGGCCAGGCCCCGCCCTCTGGTGGccaagccccgccccctggcTGTCTTTGCGCCTGTATTCCCGTGCCATGCGCTCTGCCCACTGCTCGTAGGGCTCTGGGTCCGGGTGGGCCGTGCAGAAAtcctctggggagggggggagaccAGGAGAGTGGTGTCAGGTGAGAATTTCCCCTGTCGGGGGCACCAGGGCTGATCTGACACTGcctggctcaggggtgcagggaatggggcaggggcctgtcccctctggggggcgccagctcccatccgaccccagggcagggactggctggctcggggggtggggaatggggcaggggcctgtcccctctaggagGCAtcggctcccacccggccccagggcaggaactgactggctcaggggggcagggaatggggcaggggcctgtcccctctgggggttGCTGGCTCCCAAATGGTCCCAGGGCAggaactggctggctcaggggggtggggaatgcgacacggggcctgtcccctctgggaggcgctggctcccatccggccccagggcaggaacTGGCTGGCTcatgggggtgggaatggggcagggtcctgtcccctctgggggacactggctcccatccggccccagggcagggactggctggctcagggggtgggggacgGGACATGGGGCCCGTCCTCTCTGGGGGGCGCCGGCAGCCATGCAGGGTCCTACCTTCGTAGCGCCAGATCTCCTGGTATTCATCTTGGCATTCCCCGAAGAGCTTCTGGCGCCATTCCCAGTCCCCGTCCCGTTCCCCATCGCTCTCTTTGGGCTCCTccgggggctgctgtggagagtCATcgggcagggctggaagggacgtCGCCGTCACACCGGCCCCCGCGCTGAGGCAGGGCCCGGCCAACCTACGCCAGCCCTGACGGGGGTTTGGCCAACCTGGTCTGTAACCTCCTGTGACGGGGATCCCACGACCCGCCCGTGGCCGCCGACCCCGGAGCTCAATTCCCAGTATCTAACCCAAGCGCCTTTGCTGCGGACTGAGCCCGTCACGGCTTGTCCTGCCGTCAGTGGCGTGGGGGCCCCATACCCCAGCCCTGAACATATCTGTCGACTCTTCCCAGGCTCCCCCTCACTCAGCTTTTCTCCAGACGATATGAGCCCCGTTTCTAGCCTCCCCCGGGGTCAGGCTTTCTAATCCTTCACTCGCTTCTGTTGCTTGTCTCTGGCCTCTCGCCAATGTGTCCCCATCTTTCCTAGAGGgtggcccccagaactggaccaggaccccagctgggggCTCACCTGGGCCAAGCAGAGCAGGACATTTACCTCCCGTGTATTACACACGACACTCCAGTTAACACACCCCTGCACTGgagtggccagactgggtcagaccaaaggtccatccagcccagtgtccaacagtggccagtgccaggtgccccagagggaatgaacagaacagggaatcctcCAGTGACCcaccccctgtcgcccattcccagcttctggcaaacagaggctggggccaccatccctgcccgGCCTGGCTactagccactgatggacccGTCCTCCAGGAaggtatctagttcttttttgaaccctgtgatAGCCTTGACCTTCAcaccatcctctggcaaggagttccacaggttaactgtagGGCGTGcgaagaaatactgccttttgtttgtttcaaacctgctgcctattcatttgaTTGAGTGAtcactagttcttgtgttagtagaagtaaataacacgtccttatctactttctccaccccagtcatgattttatagatctctgtcacagcccccctgagccgccccttttccaagctgaaaagtccaagtcttattaacctctcctctGTTACccgtcagctctgtgttcttggggaaccagggtgcaggaTCCAACCTAAGTCTCACAAACGACCCCCCCACCTCTGCTTGACCCAAAGCCGAtcagaaagacttacaaaaagcaacaaGAAGGCCGTGGCAGACACCTGTGGGATCCAGAACAGTGACGCTGCCTAACTGCACTGCGGGCTCCCTGCAAGGAACACCGCCCACAGCAGCTCCCGTGTccagcctgaacaaaacaactttgggaTCCTCCCTCGTTTACCCACAAACAAATCTCCTGTTCTCCCTCGAACCCTGGTTCTTTCCCTTCAAAACCCTGACCCACGCTCCAGTCAGTGCTCTGGTGCCAGGATCCAAACTCTGCCTCAGTTCCACTGGGACCTCACCTTCTCCCGACTGATCGCGCTGGggctctgcctggctccagcACTCCGGACCCTCAGCTATCACCTGAGACCCCCGACCGAATCCAGCTTCCCGGAGCTTCTCTCTAGGTGTAGCCCCCGACCCGGACTTGTGGCATCAGTTGTAGTTTTCTAAACCCGACTTTTATAATCAGTTCGATTTAATATTATCGCTGTTTAGTGTGTTTGGTTCCCCATGTACGGTTATTACCGGCAATAAATAACattcatggttaagctggttgcttctctctctctctatccccccctcgtgggtgttttttggcttcctcatTCGCTCTGCAGCAACGTTCCTCGTATCTCAgctaaaagatccctgcagcgccccaaaatcctgtggggtttgctcatccaGTGGGTTACTCCCAGAGCAATGGGAAAGTGGGGACAGGGACGTGCTGAACCTGGGGCATATGAGGGTCacagcttggaggtgctgtttgacccagcctgctgagtccagggacatacaaggggtcagcttgggatgCTGATTAACCCGGTCCTCTCagactcgtgtgtgtgtgtgtgtgtgtgtgtgtgtgtgtacacaagtgACACAGGCAGCACATTGACAGAAGAACAGAACCCCCTGGGATGAAGTcagaatgtttttaatgtttcctctgaatactctgtgtgcgcctcagtttcccctgtgcagttcttaagtctctaggtggtggcATAAGGTTTGTGATTGTCGCAGAGCCCTAGGGGGCCAGTGTGATGGAGTCTGCAtagagaatggccgacaccctgtctcctggccactgatggcctgggcccttccccgGCAAGGTGCCAAtggaaggtgttggagaacaaagggtTCAGgtgcctcctggcccgggagTGAGACAAAggtgagaggaggggctggggggagtttcagtttggaggtggctggggggacagggggaggcccggcaccggggtctgggctccccaccccccaagagtgACCTGACTGAGGGgccctgttctctgtacctacaagctctgttctgggctgtgttcctgttgtctaataaaccttctgtgttactggctggctgagagtcacatctgactgcggagtgggggtgcagggccctctggctcccccaggaccccctTGGGCGGACTCACTATGGGAAGCgcacagtggggcaggggatgctggatgctccaaggtcagactcaGGAAGATGGAAGCTGTGGAAGCTCCTTGCCCTGGAgccagtctgctcacagagaggaggctCCTCCACAGTCCTGCCCGGCttcgtagggagcagttccagagcatcgctcgGGGACTTCatgagacccccccaccccaccccacccccagaagagtaaccctaataaatgagcagaCCCCAAGGTAATGGGCAAATCAGGTAACAACCCCCTAATGAgtccccccgccccgctccctgcagcacagacccCCCAGCACTGACAGCccagtccctgcagcacagaccccccagcactgccccagggCACTGGGGCCAGCCCTGACAGACGGGGAGAGCACCTCCAGGGAGTCCCAAGCCGGCTCCTTACAGCTCAGCACCCCAGATTGGTACCTGCTCCTCCTTCGTGGGTCCCAGCAGGTCCCCGGGCGTCTCCCCGGCCCGGTTCCGGATCCCCATGGCCCGAGGGCAGTGGCTTTGCAGGGTGGCAAAGAGGACTTTGTACGctgggaagggagaaagggagaggttAATGGTGCCCCCTGGAGGGGGCAAATGCCATcctggacgcctgggtccccAGCCCCCACCATGGTCTATGGCCCCCAGACTCCCACTCCCTTTTTTTCCATTCCATGACCAGgtctctccccctttcctggggcTGGGAACTCAGTGGTACCCCTTAGTGGCCAAAGACCCACACTACAGGTTGCATCTGAAAGaacagtggggtctagtggttaga contains these protein-coding regions:
- the NFKBIL1 gene encoding NF-kappa-B inhibitor-like protein 1 isoform X2, with the protein product MASRHQRRLWRYVESGRHRRLRSLLACHRKALDLDQPGGHKGRPPLHYACAHRDPIAAQILLGHGANPSLQDRQGDTALHHAARQAARKGKSAYKVLFATLQSHCPRAMGIRNRAGETPGDLLGPTKEEQQPPEEPKESDGERDGDWEWRQKLFGECQDEYQEIWRYEEDFCTAHPDPEPYEQWAERMAREYRRKDSQGAGLGHQRAGPGPQVPTHGATQPPRHTSQRPPEEESRLYRERARTKKEELREAKRQRYQEGCVRVFAPDATRPLRYGDIPWPSPTGTVAEMAAAAMLGTDPSDAGAYRRQLRRQQALWHPDKFAQRCGGRLAEPDRCRVLATVTALSQELNRLAEAAK
- the NFKBIL1 gene encoding NF-kappa-B inhibitor-like protein 1 isoform X1 gives rise to the protein MASRHQRRLWRYVESGRHRRLRSLLACHRKALDLDQPGGHKGRPPLHYACAHRDPIAAQILLGHGANPSLQDRQGDTALHHAARQAARKGKSAYKVLFATLQSHCPRAMGIRNRAGETPGDLLGPTKEEQPPEEPKESDGERDGDWEWRQKLFGECQDEYQEIWRYEEDFCTAHPDPEPYEQWAERMAREYRRKDSQGAGLGHQRAGPGPQVPTHGATQPPRHTSQRPPEEESRLYRERARTKKEELREAKRQRYQEGCVRVFAPDATRPLRYGDIPWPSPTGTVAEMAAAAMLGTDPSDAGAYRRQLRRQQALWHPDKFAQRCGGRLAEPDRCRVLATVTALSQELNRLAEAAK